One part of the Papilio machaon chromosome 5, ilPapMach1.1, whole genome shotgun sequence genome encodes these proteins:
- the LOC106721625 gene encoding protein sprouty homolog 3: MDEYGGPAAPPRPPKPAARVHRAGAASAGAGGGARPHVSLLRPRPEAERERNAYVEAPRRSPPAVHSATHAGSHAATRPLKPVTSQPGADKRRAPAEQSIVCEECGRCRCEQCARPRPLPSRWLCGSCLCSAEACVDYASCMCCVKALLYHCGGGEEEAREPCACGPRLWCVGALALPLPCLCLYWPLRACAAAGAAAYARVSRAGCRCPAPRAHAHPPSSII, encoded by the coding sequence ATGGACGAGTATGGCGGGCCGGCGGCGCCGCCCCGGCCGCCCAAGCCGGCGGCCCGCGTGCACCGCGCGGGGGCCGCGTCCGCCGGAGCCGGGGGGGGCGCGCGGCCCCACGTCTCCCTGCTGCGGCCGCGGCCCGAGGCGGAGCGCGAGCGCAACGCGTACGTGGAGGCGCCGCGCCGCTCGCCGCCGGCGGTGCACAGCGCGACGCACGCGGGCTCGCACGCAGCCACGCGCCCCCTCAAGCCGGTGACGAGCCAGCCGGGCGCGGACAAGCGGCGCGCGCCCGCCGAGCAGTCAATCGTGTGCGAGGAGTGCGGGCGGTGCCGCTGCGAGCAGTGCGCGCGGCCGCGGCCGCTCCCCTCGCGCTGGCTGTGCGGTTCGTGCCTGTGCAGCGCGGAGGCGTGCGTCGACTACGCGTCGTGCATGTGCTGCGTGAAGGCGCTGCTGTACCActgcggcggcggcgaggAGGAGGCGCGCGAGCCGTGCGCGTGCGGGCCGCGGCTGTGGTGCGTGGGCGCGCTGGCGCTGCCGCTGCCGTGCCTGTGCCTGTACTGGCCGTTGCGCGCgtgcgcggcggcgggcgcaGCGGCGTACGCGCGCGTTTCCCGCGCCGGCTGCCGCTGTCCCGCGCCGCGAGCGCACGCGCATCCGCCCTCCAGTATTATCTAG
- the LOC106721416 gene encoding retinal rod rhodopsin-sensitive cGMP 3',5'-cyclic phosphodiesterase subunit delta, with amino-acid sequence MMTEVLSVEENRQDRVDTILRGFQINWMNLRDADTGKILWQHNEDMSNPDVEHEARVPKRILKCRVVSREMNFSSIESMDRFRLEQKVLFKGRCLEEWFFDFGYVIANSTNTWQSIIESAPESQMMPANVLNGNVVIETKFFDGDLHITTSRVRLFYV; translated from the exons ATGATGACGGAAGTTCTATCTGTCGAAGAAAATAGACAAGATCGAGTGGATACGATCCTAAGAGGCTTTCAGAT AAATTGGATGAATCTTCGTGATGCAGACAcag GCAAAATACTATGGCAACATAATGAGGATATGTCCAATCctgatgtagaacatgaaGCGAGGGTGCCCAAGAGAATACTGAAGTGTCGGGTTGTCTCCCGAGAGATGAATTTTAGTTCCATTGAATCTATGGATAGGTTTCGTCTAGAACAg AAAGTGCTGTTCAAAGGTAGATGTCTTGAAGAATGGTTCTTCGATTTTGGCTATGTTATAGCAAATTCAACTAACACATGGCAATCAATTATCGAGTCTGCTCCGGAGTCACAAATGATGCCTGCAAATGTGTTGAA tGGCAATGTTGTGATCGAAACGAAATTCTTCGACGGTGATCTCCACATAACTACTTCCAGAGTGAGgctgttttatgtttaa